TAACGATGATGATCATGCAAATTAGGCTTAATGTTAACCAATAACCACTCGCCGTAAATGCGCTTCTTAAAACTAAAAACGGATGAAAATTCATCCGTTTTTTTAAGCTTATGCAAAGTCATGCATTGAAATTCAAGCAATGCATCGCTTTGAATTACAGACCCAAGCGTTTGCGGCCTTTGGCGCGACGCGCAGCAATCACTGCACGGCCACCTTTGGTTTTCATGCGTACCAGAAAGCCATGGGTACGTGCGCGACGGGTTT
This Methylophilus medardicus DNA region includes the following protein-coding sequences:
- the rpmH gene encoding 50S ribosomal protein L34, whose protein sequence is MKRTYQPSKTRRARTHGFLVRMKTKGGRAVIAARRAKGRKRLGL